The window ctttgctttgaaaatttggGGACACTATCTATACGATGCCAAGTGTGAAATATTCACAGACCACCAAGCCTCAAGTATTTGTTCATGCAAAACGAATTAAaaatgaggcaaagaaggtgaaTATAGTTACTCAAGGACTATGACTTGACAATAAGCTGCCACCCCAGCAAGGCAAATAATGTAGCCGATGCGTTGAGTAAGATAGCATAAAATCACTCTCCGCACAACCATGCCTTTGAGAAGCAGTCAAGTTAAATCAGAGTCAAGAAATGACACTAGAGAAGTTCAAAGAACAAGCCAAGGAAATAAAGTCGTCAGATTTTCAAGTGGACCCAGACGGAATCCTAGGGATGAGAGAACGTTTATGTGTGCCAGACATCAACAATCTTCGATAAGAAGTGATGTAAGAGGCGTATAAGTCAACATTCCCAATCAATCTCGTTAGTACAAGGATGTATATGGACTCGAAAGAAAGTTTCTGGCGAAGCAGAATGAAGAGAGATGTTGCCGAGTTTTTATCCAAGTGACAAATATGACAACAAGTGGAAGCCGATCACCAATGGCCCAGTAAGTCTACTGCAACCGTTTGAATCCtagaaaggaaatgaaaacaTATTTCCATTGATTTCGCATGTGTCATAGACTTCAATAGTAATTGAAGTAAACATCTATCCCCGATAGAATTCGCCTACAATAACAATTATCACTGCAATATTGGAATGACTCCATTTGAAGCCTTTATGGACGGAAGTGTCGATCACCACTGTACTAGAACAAAATAGAGAAGACAGTCGTAACGGGGCTAGAACTAATCCAATAGACAATGGAAAAGTGGTCATCATCAAAGACAGACTTAAGACTGCATAAGACCAGCAAAaagttagaaaattttaaaaggaGATTAATGGAATTCACATTTGGTGAAAAGTCTTATATAAAGGTTTCACCAATGAAAGGAATCCTTAGATTTAGTAAAACTGGAAAAGTGAATCTTCGGTACGTAAGACCATTCGAAATTTTGGAGAGATTGGCACATTGGCTTAAAGAATAGCATTGCCACCAGATATATCAAAAGATTCACAATGTCTTCCACGACTCTTAGCTAAGGAAATACATCCCGAACCCAAGACATGTTATGGAAATTGAATCACTCATGATCAAAGTTAACTTTGAGACAGAGCTGAAATATGAAGATGTCTCTACTCATATTGTAGACACCAAGGACCAACTACTGAGATGACATATTATTCCCTACGTCAAGGTGCAATGGTCAAAGCACATAACGAGAAAACTACTTGAGAGTTTGAAGAGAAAATACACAAGCAATATCCCTACCTTTTCGAATGTTAAGCAgactcaagtttcgaggacgaaacttttaataaggagggagggatgtgagaatccaaatttttgggcatgtaattatttaattaaatatagacatgtatatgaattttttttcgagttataataaatttgaaaatattaaataatacatggtattaaaaatttcaagtcaataaatacatgaaattcaaaatccaatgcaaatcatgtattaattttgaaataaggCTGGATATCAACCTATTTGGAAAGAAATATTACATACAAGGTAGATTTTCCCAACAAGGTAGATTTTCCCAACAAGGTAGTATCTCAATATTTAAGGAAGAAATATTTCGATAATTATGGAATAATTATCTCGAAATTATGGAAGAATATCAATCGAATTATAGTAGGATTTTCACCtcacccctataaataggaggaccctcccattcagaatttacactgaaattttcgagtttcctccccaatttttgaaattttgctctccaaaaattctgcacgagtcatCAAAATTCTATTCAAAGATTAAATTTCGTTTCTCTTGCTCGGGTGCTCGGAATCCGATCTCCACTGTTCAGAAGATGCTTCGGTATGTTGCGcataacatatccaaatttcagcaaaatccaacggttagttttttGTTTATAGCATTCTcaagaaaactgctcagattcTATGCGAGAATAGCATATACCTACGGTTTTCGTCTATTAACAGGTCAAAgagacttccaaacccgatctccaccgttcatagtTTATTTGACGTACTTGTGAACGTAATGTAAAAGTTtgagcccgatccaacggttcaataaggTGCAAGGAATTTTACAAGAGGGATGATTTTTCGGTAAATGTGTTGTTGCGTCTTCGAAGCATGATTCTTCTATGAATTTCgaattcttcatgttttcttccAGGTCTAAGGTaaatgggcttgttttaaagattaaatctCGTTATGCATATTATCTTATTCGTTTTTGAAAATACGGTCGAGTACATTCTTCTCCTACTCCTTTCTTGTGTTGATTGTCATATGGTTTGGAGAACTGTGAGGAGTCGACTGGATATGGGTGGGAATACCAACCATGACGTACCCTTACGCGGTGGGGGATATAACCGCTATACGGCCTcgtccccttagaggagtaaaaattatggactgatatcagtaaaccatataAAGTAGATGAATCTCAGTGCTGGTGAAAGTTATGCATGTGATACGAATGATGTTATGCAAGTCATGTGTTTtcgaaattttattaatgttgttatattgtgctcgaacggcccccacttgctgagtatttcccaaaatactcaccccttactctaccctccccagataaatcagaagaagaaatatagAAAGAAGAATCAGACACCAGTTTTTGGGCTGATAGTGAACGCATGAACAATTTTTattaagaatatgttcttgtgagttttaattcaagttataaacgcttccgcagatttttatcgttttcagagttgctgttgtaaagacgattccatttttatggtatttatgatataaactggttttgatttatactgtactacgaggcttgttgtttagcaattatgtAATTCGTTTCATTACGATAATTGAGCTGAGAGATATATCCAAAATACCAGAGCTAATATATCTAGTCGACCGGTTTGAGGATGTTTTACTGTTCGGATTTTGCGACCACCATTTCGCCTCgataaattccaaattcactcGACTAACCTGATATATGATTTCTAGATAATTGAGATTTCTTTCCAACCGTTTTAGCCGCTAGTAATTTGGAGGGCTGGGTtttgagatatcatcaaaacacttGACCTCGCCAGATTTTCAGCTTGACTTCATTTAAGTTTCATCTTGTCAAATATCTCAACTTGGCATATTGCAACCACACACTTGAGCAGATATATTAGAAACAAAACCACAAGTTTTttcatcatcaaaatcaagattaatAGTGTTTTTGCAACCTAACAATCTCATAACAGTTTTTGTGAATGTTATTTTATGTGTATGCTATTTTTTAAACTCAAATATAGGAAtaagattaaataaaaataaatgtgataaatatatacatataataatttaaagattttatgagatctataaaaaataatttttagaaattGACGTATgtgaaacaaataaaatatggtGAATATGATTTTAGCATACAAAGaaagttaaaaaaaacacatgcaAAGATAGCGTGACTTGTTTTTACTGGTCATTTTTCGAGGAAGAAAAAACATCTTTCAAAGAACTTTTATATCTTTTCGAATTGACAAGAATGCCCCTACAAAACacaattgtttttgtttttgtttttgtttttatttttgtttatacaTCATTTTCCAGAAAAGAAGATATTCGCCCCTACaaaaaaaatctcatttttttaatataaaaaattaatatttcaagaaataaTGTTCACAcaaatattcattatatatatatgtatgtgtgtgtgtgtgtgtgtgtgtgtgtttgttgagaaaaaagtgagaaactattaaATAGGGACAATGGAAAAAAGggacaaaatatttataatgtACCATAAAGGCAGCCTAATACATAAATAAAGTGGAGAGAATCTTTCGTGTATCTTGTGCTCTTTTCTCGAACACACTCCCTAAGCAGCAGCCTTCCTCCCTCTCGTGTTTCCTTCTGTCTTTTCATCACTTCACCTTTCCCTTTCTTCCTCATGCTCTTTGCTGCTTTCCCTTTCGTGGAAAACGAAATCTATACATcaatttaaagttttgcatacaaaattcaatacaaaatcgcCCACAAATTGAAATTATGTAAAAGATGTTTTTGATTTCAAACAATATCTAAACATTCTAAAAATGTTTATCGTTAGGGTAGTAAACGAACCGAGTCGTTCGCGAGCTATTTTGAGCTTGTTCGAGTTCGTTTGTTGATCATATCGAGCCGAGATTGAGTTTAAAGCTCGTGAAATcacgagctcggctcgtttattGTTCGCAGAcgtgtttgtttatattgatcaAAAAATCCGAATAATTCGTTAGGAACTTGGTTCGTTTACatcattaataaataaataatccaaATATTATAATGATATTGTTGCTCTGGCATATCTagaagaattaattaaataatcatatatatagtcaagaaaattcaaaaaataataatataactttATAGGTCTAGAATAATGAAATTAGACTTATCATCAGTCAACCAAATTGTAAAACCAAATCTTGATATCATTTATGAACCATTTACAGCAAATTGTATACAATTGATAAATTTGTTACAACTAAGATATtttagaatataatattttatatagagtataatgaatttatattgacaaaaaattaaaatttaaattttaagatgatatattatgatgtttaatcataaattttatatactaAATTGACATGTCATtggaaattaataaattttttaaattaatgatatcaaacttattatgattaaaacttaataaatcagcTTTTGTTTAACAAGATGAAATTTATTATGCgatgattgaaatgaataaaaatagaaaaaagatAAGAAATAAATTGTATAATAATATAANATAacaattcaatttaaaatatctatatatatataaaaaatagaaCTATATATGATAAATGATTATgtagatttttatttaaatggaATTGTCTAAATGAAACTTGTTAATGATTATTTTggtaattcaaataaaaattatccaataaaaatatttaaagtgcTAGAAACAAACTAAAACAATttgttcataatttttaaaattttcatcaaaacaaaaataaattaaattaaaaattagataaaaaaatGTTCATTATTCAGATATTGTAGTAAAACCAACCTAAAAGGAAAATATCGGttaatagtttttttaattgttaaatttgtcgtttttattatttataaataaatttaacattttNNNNNNNNNNNNNNNNNNNNNNNNNNNNNNNNNNNNNNNNNNNNNNNNNNNNNNNNNNNNNNNNNNNNNNNNNNNNNNNNNNNNNNNNNNNNNNNNNNNNNNNNNNNNNNNNNNNNNNNNNNNNNNNNNNNNNNNNNNNNNNNNNNNNNNNNNNNNNNNNNNNNNNNNNNNNNNNNNNNNNNNNNNNNNNNNNNNNNNNNNNNNNNNNNNNNNNNNNNNNNNNNNNNNNNNNNNNNNNNNNNNNNNNNNNNNNNNNNNNNNNNNNNNNNNNNNNNNNNNNNNNNNNNNNNNNNNNNNNNNNNNNNNNNNNNNNNNNNNNNNNNNNNNNNNNNNNNNNNNNNNNNNNNNNNNNNNNNNNNNNNNNNNNNNNNNNNNNNNNNNNNNNNNNNNNNNNNNNNNNNNNNNNNNNNNNNNNNNNNNNNNNNNNNNNNNNNNNNNNNNNNNNNNNNNNNNNNNNNNNNNNNNNNNNNNNNNNNNNNNNNNNNNNNNNNNNNNNNNNNNNNNNNNNNNNNNNNNNNNNNNNNNNNNNNNNNNNNNNNNNNNNNNNNNNNNNNNNNNNNNNNNNNNNNNNNNNNNNNNNNNNNNNNNNNNNNNNNNNNNNNNNNNNNNNNNNNNNNNNNNNNNAACGTTTTTACGTGAACCCTTTTGGAAAAAGAGTAGGGAAAAAATGATCACAATCACTGACCTCTACCATGTTCTTACAGCTGTGGTTCCTCTCTATGTGGCCATGATCTTAGCTTATGGTTCGGTAAAATGGTGGAAAATCTTCACGCCGGACCAGTGTTCAGGAATCAACAGATTTGTGGCGCTATTCGCGGTCCCGCTGCTCTCTTTTCACTTCATCGCCTCCAACAATCCTTATGAAATGAACTACAGATTCATTGCGGCAGACTCTCTGCAGAAAATAATAGTACTCTCTGTTCTTGCCGTATGGTCAAGAACCAGCGCCAGAGGATCCCTGGAATGGTCTATTACTCTTTTTTCAGTCTCCACGCTGCCTAACACTCTCGTAATGGGAATCCCTTTATTGAAAGGAATGTATggtgatttctcagggagtttaATGGTTCAAATTGTTGTGTTACAGTGCATAATCTGGTACACTTTGATGCTGTTTCTGTTCGAGTATAGAGGAGCAAGGATGCTCATTTCAGAGCAGTTTCCCGACACTGCTGGCTCCATTATTTCGTTCAGAGTTGATTCTGATATAATTTCTTTGGATGGGAAAGAGCCTTTGCAGACTGAGGCAGAGGTTGGAGAAGATGGGAAGATTCATGTTACTGTGAGGAAATCAACCAGTTCAAGATCGGATATTTTTTCAAGGAGATCCCATGGTGGGCCACATTCTGGTGTTTCTTTAACTCCAAGACCGTCTAACTTAACCAATGCTGAGATTTACTCTCTGCAATCTTCAAGAAATCCTACTCCCAGGGGCTCAAGTTTTAACCACACTGATTTTTACTCAATGGTGAATGGTAAGAATAGTAGTCCAAGACAATCGAATTTTGGGAACTTGGGTGGTTTTGATGAGGAAAGTGGATATGTGAATCAAGGTAAAAGTAATGGAGGGTATCCTGCTCCGGCTAGCGCCGGAATATTCTCTCCGGCTGCGGCCGGAGGTGGAGGTAAGAAGAAGGCTAATGGGGTTGAGGGTGGTGGTGGAAAAGATCTTCACATGTTTGTGTGGAGTTCAAGTGCTTCACCTGTTTCTGAAGGAGGGATTCATGTTTTTAGAGGAGGTGATTATGGAAACGAACTTAATGTTGGAGCTCATCCCAAAGgtataa of the Primulina huaijiensis isolate GDHJ02 chromosome 1, ASM1229523v2, whole genome shotgun sequence genome contains:
- the LOC140982851 gene encoding probable auxin efflux carrier component 1b — protein: MITITDLYHVLTAVVPLYVAMILAYGSVKWWKIFTPDQCSGINRFVALFAVPLLSFHFIASNNPYEMNYRFIAADSLQKIIVLSVLAVWSRTSARGSLEWSITLFSVSTLPNTLVMGIPLLKGMYGDFSGSLMVQIVVLQCIIWYTLMLFLFEYRGARMLISEQFPDTAGSIISFRVDSDIISLDGKEPLQTEAEVGEDGKIHVTVRKSTSSRSDIFSRRSHGGPHSGVSLTPRPSNLTNAEIYSLQSSRNPTPRGSSFNHTDFYSMVNGKNSSPRQSNFGNLGGFDEESGYVNQGKSNGGYPAPASAGIFSPAAAGGGGKKKANGVEGGGGKDLHMFVWSSSASPVSEGGIHVFRGGDYGNELNVGAHPKDYDDFGRDEFSFGNKRGPNGPDREGPVLSKLGSSSTVELNPKTIVDVKPTAMPPANVMTRLILIMVWRKLIRNPNTYSSLFGLSWSLVSFKWHVEMPAIIAKSISILSDAGLGMAMFSLGLFMALQPKMIACGKSVAAFSMAIRFLTGPAVMAAASIAVGLRGVLLHIAIVQAALPQGIVPFVFAKEYNVHPDILSTGVIFGMLIALPITLVYYVLLGL